AATGCAGGAGAAATAGTTGACACTGATATATTGAAATCCATTCCAGAAATTCAAACAGAAATAGAGGTTCACACCAAGGATattataaaaagccttttaggtcAAATTGCAGAGTCCACGGCCCAGCAACAAACCCATGACCAACACAACACACTATATGAATCATCTTCAAAAGATGACACAAGTATAACTGATGTTTTAATACGTTCTATGCTTGACCATATATGCAATGAACAAATCAATACAAGCTCAGAAGAATGGCAGCCAAAATCATCAACTTCACACGAGTGCCTAGACGCAGGTTGTGCCCTGCACAATGTATATGACAGGTCCAGGTTACTAGACATTGCTTCTTCTATATTAAGGTCGGCATTTAAACAAATAATGGAAACAATAGAGGTGAAGTCTAACCAGTCAACACTAGGTTGTGAGACTGATATTTCCAAATGTTGCCAAGACAGTATTGGTTTCTTGCAAATGGAAATCAATTTGCTATCCAAGTATATTGTAGAAGATCTTATAAACATGTTGTGTAgtacaaagcaaaaaataaaggaaGATAAGTCTTTGCTTAAGTACCAAGGCACCATTGTTAAAGGAATTTGTGAAACTTTTATTGAAACAATAAGTAACTCAGTTCTAACAGATATTTTTGGAAAGTTCAGAGGATTTATTAGTCTTGCAGTGAAAGTTATTCATCCATCGAGCAAAAATAATTCAGAAGAAATCTATTTTCCTGGAATATTTGACCACCAGAATCTACTTTATGGTCCTGCAGAAGatccaaaaagaaaattaaaaagtaTTTTCCCAAAATCCAATCTGTATAAGCATTCAAAACACATTTATTATGAAATGCTATGTGTCATACAGCATCAACTTGAGAAATTATCTAATAACATTAGACATTCTTTACTCGAAGATGAACACGTAAAGTCTGAATCCAGCAGCCTGCTTGTCTTTGAGGTAGAACAGATTGGTCTGCACTCCCATTTTTCACAGGATGAAATTATCATATTTCCCCAGGATACACGTATAATGCAGAATATAGAAACCAATATAAGAAGAAATATTGTAGAAAAAATGTGTGCACATCTTAAAGGAAAAGACTCAATTAAGCCTGACATTGTACATGAAGTGAAGGAGGTAATGTTCATGCTCTTTAAACAGCTCTTGGTTGATTTAAGCGTACCTCTTAAACTAACCTATTCTAGTCAGATGAGTAGGATCCATCAACGGCTACTTTCAGAAACCTTACTGAGATGCAATCAGTCTATAGATAGTTCTCTTTTTTCTGATTCTGAAGTTAATGATCTTTCTGGGGATATTCTAAAAATCCTGTCTGACATTATACATGCGTCCAATTGGAGTGAATTGTATGACCGAACTGAGAGCTCAAATAGTAACAGTGATGTACTAGATACTTTTGGTGTCAAACCCATCAATCCCGTCTTTACAAAATTAAAGAACTTTGTCATTTCTAAAATTGAAACTCTTTTCTGCCAAACGATCCAGAAACCATTACAATCTGAGACGAAAAAAAACATGCTGACAGACACAAAACTTGAGAGCTATGCTCGAGAGTTAGCTGACAACATACTTCACCAAGCTGAAGAACATCTACATAAACGGATGAAGGACATTGTTCCTAACGACAATTTCTTACCACTATCTAAAGATGACATTGCTGATCACATAGTCAGTGTCATTTTAATGTGTTTGAAGTACACATACCAACATAAAGAAACCCCAAACAAACCACCATCTTCTGGCAAAGAGGAGACCCAAGACAAAGCTACGAAATGTAATGCAATGGAGATTGTAAGAATGGTGGAAAACATCATTAAGGACACCATCGAAAATTTGACAGCCATCAATTTGTCTAATTTAACTCTTGATATCTGCGCAAAGAACTTGGCCAGTTCAGTGCTAACACTTATACAAAGAGAGATAGAACAAGAAAGAAAGTTTATGTACGGAGGTAAGAAATACATTATTGATAAAAATACTCTAGCAACTGAAATTGTGAATATTATTTTACACAAACTTTACGTAAAGAGTGTTTCATGTGATACTAGTTTAAGAAATACATCATATAATGTAGATAGTGTCTACGCACATACATCCAAATATGAGATGACTCCGAAGGGCCTTAGTGCTTCATGCTCAGAACCTGAATTAGCAACATTAATACAACAAGTGGGATGTGTCCTGCATGATGTTCGGataaaaacagtgctggaattgAAGACAGAAAGATCCCCGCAATTCTTCTATAATGAGACAAATGAGTCTTCATCTGAATGTCTGTGTGAAACCTGCTTAGGATTTACTAGCTCTGATGTGGAATTTGTGGCCAAGGACATAGTTGAAATCATAATTGCAAAGATCTCCCCACATCTACAAAACATTCTCGACTACCCGAAACAGTCGTACGAAGAACATGATTTCTTGTTATTAGAGCCAGATGATACACCTTGTTTTTCAGAACAAATAAAAAAGAAGTCTCATTTTGTTAATAATCGAAATGACAGAACAAATTCAATGCACAAGTCTCTTGTAGAAGACTCCTCACTTAGCCACCTCTTAGTTAAAGCTGTAAGTGATAAAACCACTGCTTTTGCTGCTACAATTGCTCTAAAACGCAAGCCCAACCTTCCCGATAATGTGAAAAATGAAGATATTGGCATTTTTCTGGAACGTGTCAACAATAGCAGTTTAAGACTAGAAGCATACTCAAAAGAAATAGTTATGAAGGTCCTTGAACATATTAAACCCAAGATTTCTCTACCAAAGTTTAAAAGTAAGCTACTGCACTTACATAATATGACTCAACATGAAGATATTCACGCAGCACATCTCATTGATACCATTTTACACGATTTGTACTTCAAATATTTCAGTTCTTCCAATGTGTCTGAGGAGGTGTCATACAATGTATACACAGATTCTGATATTGAAAATGGAGAAGGTGTGACCTATCCAACAGCTTCTACCCCAATATTGCCATCATCTTCAAGTGTAAATGAACAGAGAAGGTTCAGTGTGACAGGTATAGTATCTCTAACCAATAGTTACACCGAATCTGATTTTGAGAACGGAGAAGTTGTGAACCACCCAAAGGCTTTTACCCCAAAGCCTCTGCCATTATCTTCAAATGTAGATGAACAGATGTTTAGGGTAACAGGGTTGGTATTATCAGCTAGTAGTAGCACGGAATCTGATTTTGAAGCAGAGGATCACCCAAGAGCTACTACCCCAAAGCcactgtcatcatcatcatcatcaagtgTAAATGAACAGAGAAGGCTCACCGTACCAGAGGTGGCATCTCCAACCAGTAGTAACACAGATTCTGATGTTGAGAATGGAGAAGCTGTGTTATTTCCAAAAATTTTCACCAAAAGGCCATCCCCCAATCTTAATGAACAGAGAAGTTACAATATTAGGCTTCATTTTCTGTAATGGCTATCAGAAACTGGTTCtgtaaatgtaaatgtaaatgttGTAGACAAGTTCACATAGTTTATATCTAGATTGTTCAAATAAACAATAAATGTGTATTTCTCATATGACTGTGTAGTGTATTTCTCCAGGTTCTAAATTTTTTTATAGCCTTATATCAAAAAGATGAATAAGATTCACCATTTTATAGCAGGAAACTGATTTACAAACTTttagaaagttaaaaaaacagcgattatgtcatttttttaaggggttttcttTATACGGTGTCCATCAgatggtaaaaacgacatgttcactttattccatGGGctgatacaattacagcgataccaaaattatgggttttttttgtttttttttcttaccacttttgtaaaggatctgccaggcacaacttctgtgtatacgcccataggtaatcagtctgcacctgagtctatgtctctgagactgactccatcttccaccactcaggatggcaggcttaggctgggttcacacgacctattttcagacgtaaacgaggcgtattatgcctcgttttacgtctgaaaatagggctacaataagtcggcaaacatctgcccattcatttgaatgggtttgccgacgtactgtgcagacgacctgtcatttacgtgtcgtcgtttgacagctgtcaaacgacgacgcgtaaaaatacagcctcgtcaaaagaagtgcaggacacttctttggacgtttttggagctgttttctcatagactccaatgaaaacagctccaaaaacggccgtaaaaaacgcagcgaaaacggcgcgaaaaatgccgcaaaaaaagcgagttgctcaaaaaacatctgaaaatcaggggctgttttcccttgaaaacagctctgtattttcagacgtttttggtcactacgtgtgcacatacccttaggagtgggagagcctatcgcagcctggctagacggagctagctcccgccctctgtctatttatacctgcctttcctgttcctcctttgcttgtgattcttctcgtgtggtttcctggcccagctacagcttctactatttgatcctgctccatactgaccctggcttactgactactctcctgctctgcgtttggtacctcgttctctcctggtttgactcgtctcgttcaccactcttgttgctcatggtgttgccgtgggcaactgccccttttcccttagctttgtgtacccttgtctgtttgtctcgtgcacttactgagcgtagggaccggagcccagttgtaccccgtcgcctagagcgggtcgttgcaagtaggcagggacagagtggcgggtagattagggctcacttgtccatttccctacccccggtcattacaacttttataaaaaaatttaaatatttgctaaaaaaacataatttttgtgTTGACATatcctgggagccataactttttaatttttcagttgattgatcgatgtgagggcttatttttaggggggagatctgtagtttttattgatagcaTTTTagggtagatgcaactttttgatcactttttattccattttcttggagagctaacgtgaccaaaaaccagcaatttgggtgttttatagatttttttatggcgttcacagagtaggttaaataatgctatattgtgatagctcGGACTTTTaccgacgcggcgataccagatatgttaactttatattttttaacattgctttagggaaaaaatgggaaaaggggggaggGTTGaacttttaaatacattttaaattaaaaaaatttaggaACCATACGAAAAACTTTaatgtttattttactttttttattagtccccttagaggACTTGAAACAGCGATAGTTGGATAGCTTGcataatatactgtaatactaatgtattgcagtatattgctatactaatagtctcctttgaagccttgccagaggcagggcttcaaaggattacaaagatggcagacctgggggacttcattaggcctccaggctgccatgacgaccatcggcACATCGGA
This genomic stretch from Rhinoderma darwinii isolate aRhiDar2 chromosome 4, aRhiDar2.hap1, whole genome shotgun sequence harbors:
- the LOC142759959 gene encoding uncharacterized protein LOC142759959 isoform X2, which translates into the protein MASKYPVKSGYKYSFYRTRLGEPVKCSLKEFNQYNNYIQHRMIDLNRQYVKEQEHIRKQIDSINKSNAKLVERIHKREQYKMQLLKKMEKNWRKNDLWLLSQMRKERSQKLQPIEIKKMPVSRLFDDSADVSSLSSCMDFSANVHKEKRVSVSGTSKTKTTSLPVTIPKHILLKPDPPVCDLRPVLGMFGDPADVTSPIAYTDFSTNTVSPCMSTSIETLIKSDIPVCDLQHFKDTYSLIFQKIFEDQGAYLTSVSGELVEIVFDRITSHLNYAKPGHDIGFTPVKTVAKEKLNDIKGKSPCRYLISRLEVMSAASEIVENALRKWHEIAVHKFSIQYEDIFEERTTFKKLYKFFLCANNQEEMYKATLPTATESILESSEEIVKIVLAHLEKFAKLSLGLPFKQQSAEASMKRTSTNSDDNALETRSLSDIFRPHEQSQSILKKELETLAKSINQPEHKVHVSIQKLITTILNIIGADIDYERRQETGKKIAISPEEMFLLYKYLEKNNTPSKKELLRNYSRILRFTKSQESNVSRELFPVPASEDQLVRAVIEEVNIPGMVSCLEDENDKHSNMKAQWTKLDHARQCRGYFENVNFVSSPLDNQDKLDYNCFLLNMFNFDHLMHSQNEFHRPLKIMDNLVSHTLIKILRDIKYPIPEHLYDFLEIPGNKYDVDTTIKCQKNSNTLLLPSDIKSFSHHLVEYILKMLYATSSYEKWKESFLSIFSQVEAKKYVSTDCNKVTSTSELYHCQEHIILEEIAQTVSAKIESFLLLKFKVYLNAGEIVDTDILKSIPEIQTEIEVHTKDIIKSLLGQIAESTAQQQTHDQHNTLYESSSKDDTSITDVLIRSMLDHICNEQINTSSEEWQPKSSTSHECLDAGCALHNVYDRSRLLDIASSILRSAFKQIMETIEVKSNQSTLGCETDISKCCQDSIGFLQMEINLLSKYIVEDLINMLCSTKQKIKEDKSLLKYQGTIVKGICETFIETISNSVLTDIFGKFRGFISLAVKVIHPSSKNNSEEIYFPGIFDHQNLLYGPAEDPKRKLKSIFPKSNLYKHSKHIYYEMLCVIQHQLEKLSNNIRHSLLEDEHVKSESSSLLVFEVEQIGLHSHFSQDEIIIFPQDTRIMQNIETNIRRNIVEKMCAHLKGKDSIKPDIVHEVKEVMFMLFKQLLVDLSVPLKLTYSSQMSRIHQRLLSETLLRCNQSIDSSLFSDSEVNDLSGDILKILSDIIHASNWSELYDRTESSNSNSDVLDTFGVKPINPVFTKLKNFVISKIETLFCQTIQKPLQSETKKNMLTDTKLESYARELADNILHQAEEHLHKRMKDIVPNDNFLPLSKDDIADHIVSVILMCLKYTYQHKETPNKPPSSGKEETQDKATKCNAMEIVRMVENIIKDTIENLTAINLSNLTLDICAKNLASSVLTLIQREIEQERKFMYGGKKYIIDKNTLATEIVNIILHKLYVKSVSCDTSLRNTSYNVDSVYAHTSKYEMTPKGLSASCSEPELATLIQQVGCVLHDVRIKTVLELKTERSPQFFYNETNESSSECLCETCLGFTSSDVEFVAKDIVEIIIAKISPHLQNILDYPKQSYEEHDFLLLEPDDTPCFSEQIKKKSHFVNNRNDRTNSMHKSLVEDSSLSHLLVKAVSDKTTAFAATIALKRKPNLPDNVKNEDIGIFLERVNNSSLRLEAYSKEIVMKVLEHIKPKISLPKFKSKLLHLHNMTQHEDIHAAHLIDTILHDLYFKYFSSSNVSEEVSYNVYTDSDIENGEGVTYPTASTPILPSSSSVNEQRRFSVTGIVSLTNSYTESDFENGEVVNHPKAFTPKPLPLSSNVDEQMFRVTGLVLSASSSTESDFEAEDHPRATTPKPLSSSSSSSVNEQRRLTVPEVASPTSSNTDSDVENGEAVLFPKIFTKRPSPNLNEQRSYNIRLHFL
- the LOC142759959 gene encoding uncharacterized protein LOC142759959 isoform X1; the encoded protein is MASKYPVKSGYKYSFYRTRLGEPLHQTGYEFDLTDPNCYLLKTEYNNLHDPHLKSFFYSKARHSHLLSEGYITKDKKVKCSLKEFNQYNNYIQHRMIDLNRQYVKEQEHIRKQIDSINKSNAKLVERIHKREQYKMQLLKKMEKNWRKNDLWLLSQMRKERSQKLQPIEIKKMPVSRLFDDSADVSSLSSCMDFSANVHKEKRVSVSGTSKTKTTSLPVTIPKHILLKPDPPVCDLRPVLGMFGDPADVTSPIAYTDFSTNTVSPCMSTSIETLIKSDIPVCDLQHFKDTYSLIFQKIFEDQGAYLTSVSGELVEIVFDRITSHLNYAKPGHDIGFTPVKTVAKEKLNDIKGKSPCRYLISRLEVMSAASEIVENALRKWHEIAVHKFSIQYEDIFEERTTFKKLYKFFLCANNQEEMYKATLPTATESILESSEEIVKIVLAHLEKFAKLSLGLPFKQQSAEASMKRTSTNSDDNALETRSLSDIFRPHEQSQSILKKELETLAKSINQPEHKVHVSIQKLITTILNIIGADIDYERRQETGKKIAISPEEMFLLYKYLEKNNTPSKKELLRNYSRILRFTKSQESNVSRELFPVPASEDQLVRAVIEEVNIPGMVSCLEDENDKHSNMKAQWTKLDHARQCRGYFENVNFVSSPLDNQDKLDYNCFLLNMFNFDHLMHSQNEFHRPLKIMDNLVSHTLIKILRDIKYPIPEHLYDFLEIPGNKYDVDTTIKCQKNSNTLLLPSDIKSFSHHLVEYILKMLYATSSYEKWKESFLSIFSQVEAKKYVSTDCNKVTSTSELYHCQEHIILEEIAQTVSAKIESFLLLKFKVYLNAGEIVDTDILKSIPEIQTEIEVHTKDIIKSLLGQIAESTAQQQTHDQHNTLYESSSKDDTSITDVLIRSMLDHICNEQINTSSEEWQPKSSTSHECLDAGCALHNVYDRSRLLDIASSILRSAFKQIMETIEVKSNQSTLGCETDISKCCQDSIGFLQMEINLLSKYIVEDLINMLCSTKQKIKEDKSLLKYQGTIVKGICETFIETISNSVLTDIFGKFRGFISLAVKVIHPSSKNNSEEIYFPGIFDHQNLLYGPAEDPKRKLKSIFPKSNLYKHSKHIYYEMLCVIQHQLEKLSNNIRHSLLEDEHVKSESSSLLVFEVEQIGLHSHFSQDEIIIFPQDTRIMQNIETNIRRNIVEKMCAHLKGKDSIKPDIVHEVKEVMFMLFKQLLVDLSVPLKLTYSSQMSRIHQRLLSETLLRCNQSIDSSLFSDSEVNDLSGDILKILSDIIHASNWSELYDRTESSNSNSDVLDTFGVKPINPVFTKLKNFVISKIETLFCQTIQKPLQSETKKNMLTDTKLESYARELADNILHQAEEHLHKRMKDIVPNDNFLPLSKDDIADHIVSVILMCLKYTYQHKETPNKPPSSGKEETQDKATKCNAMEIVRMVENIIKDTIENLTAINLSNLTLDICAKNLASSVLTLIQREIEQERKFMYGGKKYIIDKNTLATEIVNIILHKLYVKSVSCDTSLRNTSYNVDSVYAHTSKYEMTPKGLSASCSEPELATLIQQVGCVLHDVRIKTVLELKTERSPQFFYNETNESSSECLCETCLGFTSSDVEFVAKDIVEIIIAKISPHLQNILDYPKQSYEEHDFLLLEPDDTPCFSEQIKKKSHFVNNRNDRTNSMHKSLVEDSSLSHLLVKAVSDKTTAFAATIALKRKPNLPDNVKNEDIGIFLERVNNSSLRLEAYSKEIVMKVLEHIKPKISLPKFKSKLLHLHNMTQHEDIHAAHLIDTILHDLYFKYFSSSNVSEEVSYNVYTDSDIENGEGVTYPTASTPILPSSSSVNEQRRFSVTGIVSLTNSYTESDFENGEVVNHPKAFTPKPLPLSSNVDEQMFRVTGLVLSASSSTESDFEAEDHPRATTPKPLSSSSSSSVNEQRRLTVPEVASPTSSNTDSDVENGEAVLFPKIFTKRPSPNLNEQRSYNIRLHFL